CTTCATCACACTGCAAACACATCCCATTGAGATGAATGATCTTCCCATAAAAGGTGGATgagataaatataaatatatcattCACGGAGCTTCACACAAAGACAAATCATTTTTACTACTTACTTCAACATTGAAAGCTCCCATTTGGAACCCTGTGAATCCTTCCTTGACCGTGTCAACAAGTCCACCAGTAGAGGCAACTATCGGAACCTATAGCACAAAACCGATAGCGTATCGAGGTTAATCCGGTACAATGAGACTAAGATTAACATAACATAGTGCTTATGACATCAAATCAGTTAGTTGCCGGAAAGAGATGGCCAGAAGCATTTACAGTTCCATATCGCATAGCATGCAGCTGAATGAGACCGCACGGTTCGAATCTACTAGGGACCAAAATGTAGTCAGCACCAGCAATAATCATATGGGCCAGTGGGACATTGAATTTGGCTACTGCTCTAACGTTGTCAGGGTATTGGATCTCCAGCTGCTCAATCTgattctccatggcctttttgcCTGTGCCCTGAAAGGAAAATAGATCCCTTTATTAATACTATACTCGTTGAAGCAACGGTAACAATCACAGAAGGGGGAATTCTAAAATTTGACACTAACAAGGACTACAATCTGGCAATTTTCAGCAGCTAATTTCGGAATAGCTTCTGCCAAAATATCTGAACCCTTCTGCTCTTCTAGCCTACCAATGAATCCGATCAAAGGAACATCTCTGTCGCAAGGCAATCCCACCTCACCTTGAATAGCTTCCTTTAACAATGGCTTTGCCTTCATTATCTGCATTGACAGTTACTAAAAAACTCGTCTCCTAATACCACAACCAACCAGGAAACTGGATGCTATAGAAAGCACTTACAGTTGTTGCATCATATTTGACACTGATGTATTTGTCAGAGGCAGGATTCCATTCTTGAACATCCATGCCATTCACGATGCCGGTGATGCCAGTTTTACGAATGATGTTATCAAGTTCTACACCTTTGTCTTCACCAGATACAAGCTCCTGGGCATAGTATGGGCTTACAGTCAAGACTCTATGTGATTCCAATATTCCAGCCTTCATCCAATTAATTTTCCTTCCCATGACAGGCTTGTTATACCTGACGATGAAAACCTTTTAAATCCTTGACTAAAGAAAACAATTCATCAATACTGTAACAAAAATAGTATCAGCAGCAGCACTTTTGGTTTCATTACCCATCAATGAAATCGAATGAACTCTTGAACCGTTCAGGCAAATTGAGACGTTTGAAATCTGCAAAGGCAAATCTTCCCTGATAGGCTATGTTGTGGATGCAAAATACAACCTGACATATTTATCACGCACAATGTAAGATCCAACCTTCTGCTTGCTTAACTTAGCGTTTCAGAGGCCATCAACCATACCTTTGCACTCATGTAGATACCCCTTGACTGGTACATGCTTTTTAAATAGCATGGAAGAAGAGCACTGTGCCAATCATTTGCAATAAAGACAACATCTTCCCCTGCAGAAGATGGTGGTGAAGCACATTAGCCTAAACCATTTCATGGAAGAAGAGAGTTAAACTTTCAAGGTTAGAACTAAAGAGGAAGACTTCATACCATATGGTCCTGAGAAATTTTTACTGCTATTTAAATTTAGAACCCTGGGTGCCTCCAAAGCAGCCTAAAAACAAAAGAAGTAAAAATGGCATTAAATTAGGTTGACTTATATTTGAAAGAGATAATATCATGGTTAGACTCAGGGACAtggcaaaaattttattttacctGGCATAACAAGCTGAACCGCAGTTGATTGTCTTCGTAGTCCAAACCTGCTCTGGGGCCATAGATTTTGGAAGCCGTTTTGCCCCATACCTGAATCATCAGAACAGCGACCATAAGAAAATTGATGAACTAGAATCATTTACGCAGGAACATTAAACCAAGGCAACAATCATTTCAAACCTTCTCAAGGAACATGGGGTGATCGACAAAGACACGATCAACTCCACGTTTGTAGCAGTGGAAGAACCGAACAGTTACAACTTTGTCTCCGACTTTTAGCTGCATATTAGGATCTCAAGTTTAAGAAATTAATCCAAACATAGATCCTTTTAGTGGAATATGAAGTACTAAAAAAGTAAAATATGATATCTCTTGAATCGAGCAGGATTGGAAACCTTACATCAACTAACACACTTGTGTCCCATGCATCCTTGTACTGATCATAGCGAGGACACACTGTCATAACACGGTGTCCTTTGGCCTATTGAACGATAAATAAGCAATAGCGGCTAGTTATCTCACTTAAATACCAAAACCAAAGCCAAAATCTCTACTTATATGTACTTACAGCCATTGCGGGAGGAAGTCCACCGAGGACATCACCGAGTCCACCAGTTTTGCTCCAGGGGCCACACTCAGCTGACACAAACACTATATTCATCCCTATTCCGCAAATAATTTTTCCCAAAGGCCTGTAATCTGCCTGTTTCATAGCTTTCGTAACGACAGCCTTTGCGTTGGTGGTCCTCATCCGCAACCTATCGACCTTGTTCAAAGACCGCAAACCATTGTGAGTCATGGCTTGATTCCTGGCACCAACCTGTGCAAGATTGGCCTTAGTGTCTGCTCCATGGCTGCTGAAATGAGAACTTGTCGAAACCAAGTGTGAGGTTGTCAGGGTTGCCATTGATCGAAAGCTGATACCAAAAAGAAAACCAAACCAAATTAACTAAAGACAAAAACCAAACATTTTATATAGCTTCAAGAGAACGTAGGGTGATGAAAAGCAAACAGGAACCTATGTAACTGATACAGTGGATCACTCAAAATCAGCTAAGTTAGCAGTACCTGAAGCACTCGAGATGGTTCACTCACTGAGTGCAGCTGGGTTAGGAGTGATGGAAGTTGTTGAAGTGGCGTGGTCACTGAAGTTCACCTAGGGTCTGCCAATTTGAACTGATTACAACGTTGAACTACAATAAAACGTGGCTTAATGAGAGAGGAGAAGTCTCATCTCAATGTCTAAGTGCTTCCCACGTGGAAGGTGGGGGCCCTTAGCTTAGTATGAGTATTCAGGAAATTTGCGGTCACTAGTCACGCTTAAATCTACGGTACAAGTGGTTCATAACTGGTGGGCTCCAACAAATGTCTGTTTCATCGTGAAAAAACTTAAAGTTGGTAGATTGCTTTTCccgatattttataattttagtacTATGAATTGAAGTTAATTGACGGTGTCCAATTAGCCATGGCTGTATTTTTGCCTATTTTTTTCCTCTTGTTTTTAGTGCAAAAATTGGTAGCGGACAAACTTTTAGGTAGCGTAAGCGTTGGATTAAAATTATGTTAGAGAAGAGTTTATTGATAtgaagaattttaatttaatttaattttttaaattatgttgaatgaaattaaatttaatttgagtcgaattaaattgaattgagtaaaattatttgaatcagattaaaaattaaatatgtcaaATTAACATCTTGTTACCATATAATTAAATCTATTTTAAAGCATGTAAAtttgaaataatatatatttgaaaactttttcaattttaaagtaaattaagaaaaaaagataatttagtatgataaacttaaatcgttaatttatttatttatgtcctaaaattattgttttagaattcttttaactttttatatatttttagaattttttaatttttataaaattttcaaaaatatataaattttggagttttaaaaatattttgaattttaaaaattaatttgcttatttttaaattttaacaatgatcgaattacttattcgagttgactcaaattaatcaaattaattaactcaaaatttaaattttaaatttttttaaatcaaattaaattttactatcataCTCTTAAACTCAGTAATTTATAAAGTATATGTATttcatattatatttatattatttttcaacattatatttattttatagaaCAATATTATATTTAAGTTTTTCATCATTTATAACTATATCACATCAGAAAATTATCAGCTTTTCCAGTCATGTGAATATTCCTTGGCATCCAGCATCGCATGTGCTGTGGAAGATATTTCTGCCAAATTTATACTGTATTCGTATGGTCATTTCCCTTCAAATCAATAATATTGACTCCATCGGTtcgttaaatttaattaaataaattattaaaattataaaatatttaaaataaaaatgaattcaatcatcaattcatatgaatttgattcacTTTTGAAACCATGTTAGGAGGATGTattcttttaataatattattataagttttgatcatatttatttttatatgatatttagAATTATTCATAGTCTCTCCTTAAcccataaataaaaaataatgcgCTTTATTATACTCGAACTCGCGTTCTCCTGCATTAATAACAATGTCAATTCTGATCGATTTAAGACTCAATCAACTGCAAAAGTTGCATCCTTTTAAACATTGCTAAAGATAAAATTCACATTTAGTTATTAACTTCAAAGGTTATTGTTGATAAtcaattttaatgaaataattttataatCATATATATTACAATATTTTAAGTTTTAATGTGTTCATATCATAAATTTTGACTTAAGATAAGGAAATAAAGTAAGAATTTCTTGAAGTGGAAATTTGTAACATAAactcttttgcttttattattattattattattattattattattattatatatatatataattttaacgGTATTTTGTAAGTTATATTTTCTTAATAAATTTTTCCAATTTgctatattaaataatttaacttACAATTCTACATTATAAGTTAccgtaaattttaaaacaattaaaaattctttttaagtttatcattattataaaaattaaatacactattaaaattaaaatagatatttaaaatataaataatggtACAATAAATTTGTTAGTGgtcataatatttaaatttaattaacaatCTATACCcactaattaataattaaaattatattagaaattatatataaaaataaaatttcatacaACCTACCATTATAATATTTATACTTTAAAAAgtttacaaaatttaaaaaataattaaatgtaattttattaataCATATAATCAATACATAGATGGTATGTAATGACTCGAATTTTACCGTtacgaaaaagtgtatttttgggtctccgtttctgaaaaatgaattcagtaaatatttattaaaaatatttacgaagtaaaataggtggttaattagagtttaattaagtgaatttaaatttaattaagagtaattaagtaaaaggaccaaattgaataaagtgtgaaagttgaattatatattaaaagaaaataaaaaggctaAAAGAGCAATTATACAAAAGTATAAATTAAGGCggaagaaaatctaagattttttatgtttagtatattattatattattatataataaagatactttatattttaattatattatatt
Above is a genomic segment from Gossypium arboreum isolate Shixiya-1 chromosome 8, ASM2569848v2, whole genome shotgun sequence containing:
- the LOC108476229 gene encoding granule-bound starch synthase 1, chloroplastic/amyloplastic-like, coding for MATLTTSHLVSTSSHFSSHGADTKANLAQVGARNQAMTHNGLRSLNKVDRLRMRTTNAKAVVTKAMKQADYRPLGKIICGIGMNIVFVSAECGPWSKTGGLGDVLGGLPPAMAAKGHRVMTVCPRYDQYKDAWDTSVLVDLKVGDKVVTVRFFHCYKRGVDRVFVDHPMFLEKVWGKTASKIYGPRAGLDYEDNQLRFSLLCQAALEAPRVLNLNSSKNFSGPYGEDVVFIANDWHSALLPCYLKSMYQSRGIYMSAKVVFCIHNIAYQGRFAFADFKRLNLPERFKSSFDFIDGYNKPVMGRKINWMKAGILESHRVLTVSPYYAQELVSGEDKGVELDNIIRKTGITGIVNGMDVQEWNPASDKYISVKYDATTIMKAKPLLKEAIQGEVGLPCDRDVPLIGFIGRLEEQKGSDILAEAIPKLAAENCQIVVLGTGKKAMENQIEQLEIQYPDNVRAVAKFNVPLAHMIIAGADYILVPSRFEPCGLIQLHAMRYGTVPIVASTGGLVDTVKEGFTGFQMGAFNVECDEVDPSDVIKVVKTVKRALATYGTQALKEMIQNCMAQDFSWKGPSRLWEKMLLSLGVAGSEPGIEGEEIAPLARENVATP